The segment TCCCGCCCCAGAAGGTGCTCCAGTTGTTCCGCCAGGGGATGTTCGTCCCCGGAACGGCGCATCGCCGCGCGGAGGCGGGCCTCGGTGACGACGACATCTCCCGATGCCCCCGTCGTCGCCGAGTACATGCCGAGGGTCGGGGTGTAGCTGTACCGCACGCCGTCACAGCCGGGAGTCGCCTCCTCGGTCACCTCGAAGCGCAGTCGCTGCCACCCGTTGAGGGCGGATGCGACGCGACCCGAGGTTCCGGGCAGACCCTGCCAGTTGAGCTCGGCACGGTAAGCACCCGGCACTGCGGGCTGCGGGTCCCAGTCAAGTTTCACAGGGACGCCAACGACGCCCGTGACCGCCCACTCGACATGTGGGCACAGCGCCGCGGGCGCGGAGTGGACGTACAGGACGCCACGAGCGGACACCGAACCTCCCGTTACGGACGAGTGCGCTTCCCCGACGCCCTCGTAAGCATGGAGGTGCTGTCCCGTTGCCAGGTGGCTGGACACCTGGATACTGCCTTCACCATTGTGCCCCACCGGCACCAGACGCACCAGAGCGCGGAACGGCGAATTGCTCGGGATAGATCACAGAGAGCCGCGGGAACCGTTACTGTGCGGGGCAATCTGTGTGACGCGACGCGGAGGGCGCAGTGGGGAACACTGGGGACGTATCAGGCCTGGTCAACGCCGCGTCGACGGGGCGCGACGCCGCATGGCGCGAACTGACACGACGGTTCGGTGGACTGATCTGGACGATGGCCCGCGCCGAGGGACTCAACGCCCACGACGCGAGCGACGTCGAGCAGACCGTCTGGTTGAGGCTCGTGGAACACATCGACCATCTGCGCGAGCCGGACAGCGTTCGAGCCTGGTTGTTGACCACGGCGCGCCACGAGTGTCGCCGGCTGCGGCTCGCCAACCGTCGGGTGCGTCCGGTCGCCGAGCCAGCGCAGGACGGCTGGGTGCGGGCGGCCGACGAGGAGGCACACGAACGGGAACGGACCCGGCTGGTGCTGCGGGTGCTGCGCCGGCTGCCCGTGCCCTGCGGCCTGCTGCTGCGCCTCCAGGCCCACGACCCGGTCCCCGAACCCGAGACCCTCGCGGCGGTGACCGGAGTGCCTGTCGGCGACCTGCCCAAGGCCCGCCGCCGGTGCCTCCGATCATTTCGCAGACGCCTCGACGCCCTCTCCCGATCACCTCGAGGAAGGACCACACCATGAGCCAGCGGGACTCCGACCTGCTGCGTCTGCTCCGCGTGGCACTCCAGCGGGGTGACCCGGTACCGGAGCGGGTTCTCTCCGACGCTCAGGCCGCCTTCTCTCACCGCTCGCGGGAGGTCTCCGCCGTGGCGGACCTCACGTCGGACTCCGTCCTCGACACCGACGGTCGACACCGCGTCTCGCCGGGGGCCGACCTTGGCGCACGATTCCTGGAGTTCCACCACGAAGACCTCACCATCCGGCTCGAAGTCAGTCCGCACGACGGACTGCTGCGGCTCAACGGCCAGCTCTCCACCGGTGGGGTGGCCGAGCTACGCGTCGCCCGGCCTTCCGGGGACACCCCCGTATCCATCACCGCCCAACACACCTTCACGACGAAGGTCGCTCCAGGACCGCTACGCCTCCTCTGCCACTTCCCCCCACCGATGCCCCCGATAGCGACCACCTGGACGGTGCTGTGACGGCGGACGACCATCCGGGGACCCACGCCGTCGAACTCGTTGGACACGACCCGACGCGTGCTCGTTCCGTCGCCACGCGTGTCCTGGCGGAGCACGACCGGCCGGCGGTTCGCGCCGCCGCGTTACGGGCGCTCGCGCTCGTCCACCGTGAGTACGGCGACACCCGAAAGGCCCGCCTCCTGCTGCGGCGCGCGTGGTTCGAGGCGGACGGCGCCGGTGACCGGGGCGAAGCGGAGCTCGCCCGAGGAGGGATCGATGGGCTGATGGCCCTGCACCACCCTCGGGGATCCTCTCGCGCTTTCCGCGACGCCCTGGGCACGCACGGTCTGCTCCGACAGGGCGTGCGCCAGACCCAGCTCGGCGCGTTGGTCGACGCGAGGCACTCGTTCACCGCCGTCCTGCTGCGAAGCGCCGACCCCCAGGTTCAGGTGGCCGCGCTGCTCGGTCAGGGCGAAGCCCAGCTCACCGCGGGAGCCCTCGCGGACGCCTCCGACCAGCTCGAGCGCGCACTGGCCGTAGCCGAGGCCGGGGCACTGCACTATCTCGGCGCGTTGGTCCGTCAGTGCGCGGCACGACTGGCCGCCCGGACCGGGGATCCCGCCGCGGCGCTCACGGCGATGGACGCGGCGGTCCCGTGGCTGCGAGGCGAACGCGCGGCCGACCTCGCGTTCGAACGCGCGGGCGTGCTCTCCGATGCCGGCCTGTCCGCCGAAGCAGAGTCGGTCGTCGCGGGGCATCTGCCCCCAACCCCACACGGTCGTCGGGTCACCAGGCTGTGGGCGCGGGCACAGGACGCGGTGCGACGCCGGGACACGACGTCGGCGTTGGACTACGTCCGTCGGCTGCGCGCGCTTCCCGGTCCCGGCCCCTGGGTTGGCGCCCACGTCGAACGTCAGGCCCGGTCCGTCGCGCCGGGCGGTCGGCCGATCCTCCTCTCACCCAGCCGCGCCCCAGCGATGCGCCCGACGGTGCGCACCCTCCTCGCGCGCTTTCGTCGAACGTGGCTGCTCGCGCACGCGAACAACGGACAACGGTCGGCGTCGCCGACTCTTCGCTCCGAGCTCGCCGTGCTCGCCCGAAGGATCCATGACGGATACCGGGCCAGCGCCGAAGGTCACGTGTCCGTTCCCGCACCCCCGAACCGTGTCGTCCCGACGGTCCGGTTCCGAGAGGTCGGGGGCGATGTCGTCGCCGAGGTGACCGCGCACGGCACGTCGTCCACCCGCCGGATCGGGACGGTGACGCAGGTCCGAGCGACCGTCGCCGGCGTGCGTTCGGCCGTTTGGCGCGGCACCGAAGCGCGTACGGGTCCACGGGGTGAGGCCCTGTGGCCGCTCGCCGAGGCGGTCCTCCCCACGGCCCTCTCCCTACCGGAGCGCGGCCCGGTGACGATCGCACCGCATGGGGCCCTGTGGCAAGTCCCCTGGGGGATGCTGCCGCGACTGCGCGGTCGTGAGGTTCGGGTTCTCGGCCCGCCTCCCGTGACCCTCGCTCCTGGGGAGTCCGACCGTGGTCCCGTGTCGGTGACCTTGGTCGCCGGACCGTCGGCGACCAGCGCGTCGGAGATCCGGAAGCTCGGCGCGCTGCGCCCGGACGCCCGGACGCTGACGGGCCAGGACGCCGTGTGCTCCCAGGTGAGCGACGCCATGAGTCGCGGCGGCCTGGTCCATGTCGCGGGACACGGCGTGGCGGGGTACCACCGGATGGGCGGCGGGATCCTGCTCACGGACGGGCCCTACACCGGGTATGATCTCTGGCTCGCGGCACGGCCGCCCCGAGTTCTCGTCCTGTCGGCCTGCGGTCCCGCGGGAAGCACCCCGCTGGGGCTTCCGCTGGCGGCGATTCGGCACGGGGTGGCGGTCGTCATCGCCAGCGTCGTTCCGGTGCGGGACACGCTGCTTCCCGCCGCCATGCTGGCCACGCACCGTTCGCTTCTCGACGGTGTTCCGCCCGCCCGCGCTGTGGACCGCCACCTCGCCCATCTGGGGTTCGTGGTCTTCTCCCGCGAGTGACAGCGGCCCGTCAGCGTCGGCCCGGCTCACCTCTCGCGTCGGATCGAGGAAAACCGTTGGGATACGCCGACCACGAGCCGGTAGCCTCCGGGGGCGTCAGACAGATGAGGAGGACAGGCAGTGATACCCAACCACTGGATTCGGCACCTCCGGGAGGAGGACCTCGAACTGGTCGGATACATCATCCCGACCGGCGACGGTCGGTTCGTTCCGGCGACGTTGTTCGGCTACCCCCTGGCCGAGGCCGGGGATCGCGCCGACGCCGAATCGGTGCTCGACGCTGCCGGGCTGAGCTACCTCGCCGACACCTGGATGTTGCGCAACGAGGACGAGGAGCCGTTCCAGGTCGAGATCGTGGAGTCGAGTCCCGACCGGGTCGTGGTGCGCAACGTCGACTTCGGCCGCGAAGACGACTACGGCGCGCGCATCCCCCTGGACGTCCCCACGGACCAGTTGAGCCGACGGTGACACCGGTCCTCCTCTCCGTGTCCCTACCGACCCCGGGGAGAAGGACCGGACCGTGCCTACCAGCCGCGGGACCGCCATTCGGCCAGGTGGGGCCGTTCCACACCCAAGGTGGTGTCCTTCCCGTGCCCGGGATAGACCCACGTCGTGTCGTCCATCGTGGCGAAGAGACGCTCCTCCACGTCGTCGATGAGGGAGGTGAAGTCGGCGGGACTCCACGTCTTGCCCACACCCCCCGGGAACAACGAGTCCCCGGTGAAGAGGTGGGTGGCTCCCTCGGGGTCGTCGTAGCGCAGCGCGATCGAGCCGGGGGTGTGGCCCCGTAGGTGGATGACGTCCAGGCGACACTCGCCGACCCAGACCGCGTCGCCGTGTTCCACCGGGTCGTCCACCGTGACCGGGAGTTCCCCTCCGTCGACGGGATGGGCGGTGGTCTTGGCCCCGGTCGTGCCCACGACCTCCGCGAGTGCTCCCCAGTGGTCGGAGTGTCGGTGTGTGGTCACGACCCTCTTGAGACCGCGGTCCCGCAACAGCTCCAGGATCCGATCGGCCTCGCTGGCGGCGTCGATCAACAACGCCTCATCTGTGCCTCGGCACCGCAGGAGGTAGGCGTTGTTGTCCATCGACCCCACCGCGAGCTTCGTGATCGTGAGATGGGGCAGTTCGCGCACGTCGGCCGGTCCACCGACCTGTGTGTCTCCGGTATAGCTCACCCGGCCCATTGTGGCGGATGGGGTTGGTCGGGCGCCAGCGTCCGGGTCACATCGCCCAACGCGGCGCTCGCTTCTCCTGGAACGCGGCGCGCCCCTCGGCCGCGTCCTCGGAGGCGAAGAACTCGGTGGAGATCTTCCCCATCCGCTCGTATGCCGCCACCTCCGCCGCGGCATCAGCACCCAGCACGGCCGCCTTGGTCGCCATCAGCGCCGCGGGAGCGGCTTGGCGCAGCCCATCCACCACGCGTTCGGTCGCGGCGGTCAGCTCGCCGTCGGGCACGGTCTCGGTGACGAGCCCGGAGTCCGCCGCCTCGCGAGCGGAGAAGACCTCACCAGTGAGGAAGTACCGCTCGAAGGGACGCTGGTGCATCCTTCGCCCCACCGGCACGGAGATGACGGCGGGCACGACGCCGATCCGCACCTCGGTGAACGCGAAGGTGGCGCTGTCCACGGCGATCGCGATGTCACTCGCGGCGACGATGCCGACGCCGCCCGCCCGCGCCGGCCCCTGCACCGCGGTCACGACCGGTTTGGGTGCCTGGCCGATGCCGTGCAGCAGCTCGGAGAGCGTGGGCGCGTCGGGGTCGGCGGGTCGTCCCGCCCTCTCCGCCGCGACCTCCTTCAGGTCGACTCCCGCGCAGAAGGCCGGACCGGCGGCGGTGAGCACGACCGCGCGCACGGAGTCGTCGGCCATCGCGGCGGCCAGGGCGCGCGCGAGGCCGATCCGCACCGCGGCGGAGAGGGCGTTGCGCCGCTCCGGTGAGTTGAGGGTGATCGTGGCGATTCCCCGCGAGGTCTCGCTCAGGACCGGCTGCGACACCTTGATTCCCTTCGTCGGTCTGTCAACGCGCCATTGTCTCAGGAGGCCGGTTCGCGCAGGGCACGCAGGGCACCGTCCGCGTGCGCCGCCATGCGGACCTCGTTCCTGATCACGGCGCGTACCCGCGCGTTCGGGTCGATCACGAAGGTTCGGCGGCGGGTCGGCGCGACCGCGGACATCGGCCTTGACCTCCGTACCCCGAACGCGGTCGCGACGACGCCGTCGGGGTCGGAGAGCAACGGATAGTCGAAGCCGTGGGTGTCGGCGAACTCCCGCTGCCGGTCGACGGCGTCGGCACTGATACCGACGGGCCGCGCGCCCAGGGCGCGGAACTCGCCGGTCAGATCGCGGAAGTGGCAGCTCTCGGCGGTGCAGCCACGGGTGAGTGCGGCGGGATAGAAGAACAGGACCACGGCGCCGTCGGCCAGGAGGTCGTAGAGGCGAACCGGCTGTCCGTTGTGGTCACGCAGCTCGAAGTCGGCCACGTGGTCTCCGACCCTCATCGTGCGTCTCCCCTCACCCGTAACAGTGGTACCCGTGACTCGGCCGTGGTGAGCGAACCATGCATCCCCACCAGCGAGGACATCGTGGGCTCGGCCAGCGGGGCGACGAAGGCGGTCTCCCCCAGCGCGACCGCCAGCACGTCCCCGATCCGGGGGCGGACCTGGGACTCCACGGGACCGAACCAACCCGCGGCGATCGCCTCCTCCCGACCGAGCACCAGGGCACGATCCGCGAACCGCTCCCGCCACGCGGCGAGGACGTCGTCCGTGGCGCCCGGATGGGCGTAGACGTGACGCATTCGGGCCTCTCCGGCGAGGACACGGACACCCGCGGCGAGGTCCCGGTCGGACTCGACGTCGAACTTGAGCTCCCCGGGGACGTCGACCATGCCGTGGTCGGCGACGACGTACAGTACTCCGTCCCGGGGAAGGGAGTGCGCGAGCCGCTCGACGAGTCGGTCGACGAACGCCAGTTCGGTCCGCCAGTGCTGGGAGTCCACACCGAACAGGTGCCCGACGGCGTCGAGATGGCTGTGGTACACGAACGTGTAGGAGCGGTCCGCCGCCCGGGCGGACTCCCGCGCCGCGATGACCAGCTCGGTGAAGCCGTCGGCGGGACGGTAGTGCCCACCGCGCGCCGAGGCTTGGGTGAGATCCGAATCCCGGAAGGCGCTGGCCGCCACGTAGCTCGCGTGGACGCCAGCCGCCTCGGCACGTTGGAACGCGGTGCGGTGCGGCTGCCACCGCCGCGGGTCGACGTCCGCCTCCCACAGAAGCTGGTTGAGGATCTGGTCAGTGCCGGGAATCGCGACCTGGTAGCCCACGATCCCGTGGTGCCCCGGAGGCCGCCCCGTGCCCAACGAGGTCAAACTGGTGGCCGTCGTGGTGGGAAAGCCGGCGGTCAGCGACCGCCCGGAGTCCACGAGCTCACCCAGGAACGGCGCGTCGTCGGGATGGTCTCGCAGCAGGTCCCAGCCCAGCCCGTCGATGAGCAACACCCACGCGTGGCGCGTGGGTTCCAGCCCGAGGATGTTGGGTTCGCCCTCGACGCCCAGCGAGGCCAACACCGAGGGCGCGACGTCGGCGAGGGTGGAGTGACCATAGGTCACGGTCGGAATCCCGGTGTCCCCCGGCACCGCGCCGCCGTCCATCAGGTCGTGGCCCGGGACAGGGCCATCGCGAAGTCGATCAGGTTGGCGACGGACTCCGGGCCCTCGGCCGCGCCACTCACCCGCAGCGTGAGGGACTCGTTGGTGATGGTCCCGGTGTAGCCATGGTCGGCCTCGCAGGACTCGTCGGAGCAGGTCGCTGGTTCCAGGTCGATCTGGGCCGCCGTCCCCCAGTTCATGGGCAGATTCACGCTCAGCACCACTTCGGTGGCCTCGGTTCCCGGCGCGTAGCGCGCCGGGTCCGGAATGACACGTGTCAGTGCCACGGACCGGACGTTGTCGAGCTTCACGGCCTCGGTCGTGGTGGAGGCGTTGGGTTTGGCGTTGGCCTCGACGGCGGGATGTTCGTCGGTGTGGCAGATCAACAGCCGGCTGGGGGTCAGGATCAGGACGGTGATGTGCCGCCGCATCTCCATGTCCGGATCGAAGATGGTCTCGTGGTGGACCATCGACGCTTCGACGAGTTCGTCGCCGAGGTGGTCAGCCACGGCGTCGATCACCAGACCGGGGTAGTAGCCGCTCCGCTCGATCTGGGCTCGCCAGTCGGTGGCGGCCGCACGCGTTTTCCTCATACTCCCATCCTGCCCTGTCATGGGGACAGGGCGCGACACCGGCGTCACAACCGTGCCCCGCCCCCGACGTCCCGGCCCGCCCCCGGCCCAGCCGGCCGCCCGTGCCCACCGTGGCTCCCGTCACCGGGCCGCCGCGGGTGATGCCCGCCGGAGTGTCCCGGCGGGCAGGTCAGTACGGTTCCCGAAGCCGGCGCGGCCCGTAGTCCAGCCGCAGGTTGCGGGTCTCCCGCAGCCAGACCCGGGCCCCCAGGACGTGTGCCCCGTCGGAGTTCACGGTCACCGGGTCGAGTTCCACGTGCGCCACCTCCGGCACCGCGTCGACCAGGCGCGAGACCCGAACGAGGAGCTCCTCCAGGTCGTCGATGTCGGGCTGGTCAGCGAGGCTCGTCGCCCCCTCCGGGACTCCGAACAGCAGGGCGGAGGACCGCACCGCGCGTACCAGGTCCGCGGAGTCGGTGTCCGTCAGTGGCGCCAGGCGGTACGCACGATCGTCGAGCAGCTCCGCAGTGGGGTCGGCGAGGCCGAAACTCACCACGGATCCGAAGGAAGGGTTCTCCCCGGCGCGGACGAGAATCGGCACGCCCGGGGTCACCATCCGCTGGACGACCAGGGTCGCGACGTCGCCGAAGCGATCGTGCAGCGCGGTGAAGGCGCCGCGTACATCCTCCGGGGTGCGCAGCTCGTCACGATGTCCCGCCCCGCCGGCACGCATCCGCATGTCGGGTGAGTCCGCGCGAACGACGACCGGGCCGCCGAGGCTCTCCAGTGCCTCGACCGCCTCCTCGGTGGACGTCACCCGCACGCTCGGCAGTACGTTGACGCCGTAGCACGCGAGCAGCGCGTTGCCCAACGTCGTCTCCGCCGCGGTGCCCTCCTCGTATACCGGTTCGCTGCTGAACCACACCTCGTGGTCGGTCAGCCCGGTCTCCTCGGCCTTCGCGAGCGCCTCGTCGATGAGGGTCCGCGCCGCTGCCCCGTCGATACCGTCGAGCTCGAGGTGGCGGCCGGGGTCACGCCTGCGCCAGAGGGCGTAGTGCGTCGCGTGGGCGAGTGCGCGCACCGCGTCCTCCGGGGAGGGAAACGAGGGGACGGATCCGGGCGCGATGGTGCCGTCCTCCGAGCGAAGCCGCAGCTCCTCCGGCATTCCCTGATAGCCCAGGTAGGTGGTGACGATCGGCTTGGTCGCGTCCGCGGCGGCGTCGCGCAGCACGGCCGCCACGTCGTCGGATATGGGCGTGAGGGCCGGAATGAACACGACGACCACGGCGTCCACTCCGTCGTCGTCCAACGCGCGCGACATCGCCGTGGAGAAGTCCTCGGCGTTGGCGTTGGGGCCGAGGTCCACGGGGTCACGCGGGCGGAGCCCAGAGCGCACGCAGGCGTTCTTGACCAGCAGACCGAGGGAGTCGGAGTTCCCGAGGATCCCGACCCTGGGGCCACGGGGCAGTGGTTGGTGCGCGAAGAGCTGGGCGACATCGAACATCTGCGTGATGTCCTCCACCCGCACCATCCCGGCCTGGTGGAACAGTGAGGTGACCGCGTAGTCGGGCAGGGCGAGGGTGGAGGCGGCGTGCCCCGCCGGGATTCCCGACTCACCGCTGGCGACCACGACGATCGGCTTACTGCGGGCCAGGCGCCGCGCCAACCGGGTGAACTTGCGGGGGTTGCCCAGGGACTCCAGATACTGCAACACGACGTCGGTCGTGTCGTCCTCCTGCCAGTACTGCAGGAGGTCGTTACCGGAGACGTCGGCCCGGTTTCCGGCGGAGACGAAGGTGGACAGGCCCATCCCCCGTTCGGACACCCGGCGCAGGATCGCGCGCCCGAGGGCGCCGGACTGGGCGAACAGGCCGACCCGCCCCCGGGGCGGTAGGTCGGAGGCGAGGGTGGCGTTGAGCGAGACCGCGGGACTGGTGTTGGCCACCCCCAGTGCGTTGGGTCCCACGACGCGCATCCCCGCCGCCCGGGCGGTGAGCACCAACTCTTCCTGGCGCTCGCGGCCCAGGTCACCCGACTCACCGAACCCCGAGCTGAGCACCACCAACCCGTGCACGCCCTTCTGGGCGCACTGTTCCACCACCTCCGACACCCGTTCGGCGGCGACCGAGACCACGGCGAGATCCACCGGGTCGGGGATGTCGAGGATGGTGGGGTAGGCGCGCACACCCGCGACGGCACGCGCGTGTGGGTGGACCGGGAACACCGGACCACGGAAGTCACCGTCCAGCAGGTTGCGCAGGACGGTCTGGCCGATGCTGTGCGCGGTGCGACTCGCGCCGATGACGGCGACCGACTCGGGTGCCAGCAGGCGCGCGATGGACGCCGACTCGGCCCGCTGCTCGCGCGCACGCATCACGCTCACCGCGCTGTCGGTCGGTTCCAGGTCGAGCGTGAGCCGGATGACACCGTCGTCGAAGGACTGCTCGGCGGTGTAGCCGGCCTCGCGGAAGACGTTCACCATCCGCCGGTTCTCCGGCAGCACGTCGGCGATGAACCGGTGCACCCCCCGCTCCCTGGCGACCGCCCCGATGTGCTCCAACAGGACCGACGCCAGGCCCCGCCCCTGGTGGGCGTCCTCGACGACGAACGCGACCTCGGCCTCGTCGGCGTCGATCCGGTCGTAGCGGACCACCGCGACGAGTTCGCCGCCCAAGGTCGCCACCAGCGCGACGCGGTCGGTGTAGTCGACGGTCGTGAACCTGCTGACGTCGCGTTCCGACAGCTCCGGATACGGGGCGAAGAAGCGGTAGTAGATGGTCTCCGGTGAGAGCCGCGAATGGAACCGACGCAGCGCGTCGGCATCGTCCGGTGTGATGGGGCGCAGGTGGGCGGTCCCGCCGTCGCTCAGAACGACGTCGGCTTCCCAGTGCTCAGGGTATGGCTGCACGGTGTCGAGGTTAGACGAAAACCACCGGTTTGCGGTGACCACGCCCCGATCGTCACCACAGTCGGGCCCGAACACGACCTGACGGCACCGCCCCCGGGGGGGGTCACCCTGGGGCGGTGCGATCCGTCAGTGTTCCTTGCCCTGCTCCTTGCGAACCGCGAGTTCGTCCACGATGACCAGGTCCCGCTTGACCCTCCCGGTCCGGTAGGCGGTCCGACTCACGAAGTGGGCCGCGACCGGAACGGTGATGACCTGGAACAGCACGATCATCAGAATCGTGGTTCCCGCGTCCAGCGGGGCGCCCAACTCGATCGCCAGGGCGGCCATGATCAGGATGAGTCCGAGCACCTGGGGTTTGAGGGCGGCGTGCAGTCGCGCCAACACGTCCGGGAACCGGACCATGGCGATGCCGGCGATGAGCGAGAGCGACGCACCCGCGATGAGCAGGACCGAGATGATGACATCCTTCATCGCTGACCCCCTTTCCGCTTGGCCGACTCGGCCGTCCGGTTGTACAACGACGGCGCGAAGCGGGAGATGGCGACGGAACCGGTGAACCCGATGATCGCCAGGACGAGCAGGATCGGCAGGGTGGTGGTGCGCCCGTGGGCGACCGCCTCCGCTCCGATGCCACAGATCATGACGGCGATCAGGGTGTCCAGCGCGGTGGCCCGGTCGAGCGCCGACGGGCCCCGAACGAGCCGAACCATCGTCAGCGCGGCGGCCGTGCTCAGCAGCACCGCGACGATCACGTATACGACGGTCATTTCTTGGCCCCCAACGCGAGCAGCACTCGCTCGGTCAGCAGGTGTGCGGACTTGCGCGTCTTCTCGACGTCGGCTTTGTCCTTGACCCCGAGGACGTGCACGTAGATGCGCCCTGGGTGTCGCCACACCTCGATGGCGGAGCTTCCCGGGGTGACCGAGAAGGCGATCGCCAGGAAGGTCAACGCCAGGTCCGACCGAGACGGAACCGGGACCTCGATCACGGCGCTGCGTGGCGGGTCGCGACGGAGGACCATCGCGCCGACCCGGAAACTCCCCGCGACGAGCTCCCAGCCTAGGGAGACGATGACGACGAGGAGCCGGAATGGATGCGGCCGCACCCCGATGGCGATCGGCGGCATCGGGAAGAGCAGTACCACGATCGCCGACACCACGAGTCCGGAGAGGATCCGGCCGACGCCGAAGTCACCCCAGAGGAACAGCCAGATCAATACGAGCGCGATGAGCCACGGGGTTCGCCGAAGAGCCTGCTTCATTTTGCTTCCTCGTGGAACGGCACCGACTGGATGTAGTTGCTCTCTGGGTCCAACAGCTCCTCCGCGGTCCGGTCGGCCAGGTCGGCGAGCGGCCCGGCGACCACCGTGTAGCCGACCATCACCGCGATGAGGACACCGGTCGGCCACACCATCGTCCGGGGCAGGCTCTTGGTGACCACGATGTCCTTACCGCTGAGCCCGACGGCGTCCACCTGGCCGTCCCGGGCGACCTGTCCGCGCTCCCCCCAGAAGCTACGGTTCCAGACCAGGCACACCGCGTACAGCGTGAGCAGGCTGGTGGCCAGACTTGCGATGACCAGGGCCCAGGCCGTCGGTCCTCCGACGCCGATGCCCGCCTGCAGCAGACCGAGCTTCGCCATGAAGCCGGAGAACGGCGGGATCCCACCCAGACTCATCGCCGGGACGAAGAACAACACCCCCAGTAACGGTGAGACGCGGATCAGCCCGCCGAGGCGTTCCTTGGACGTCGTGCCGGTTCGACGTTCGATCAGTCCGACGGTGAGGAACAGGGCCGTCTGCACGGTGATGTGGTGGACGATGTAGAAGACGGCGCCGGCGATGGCGGCCTGAGTGGCCAACGCGATGCCGAAGACCATGAACCCAACGTGGCTGACCAGTGTGAACGACAACAGACGTTTGATGTCGTCCTGCGCGAGAGCACCCAGGATACCGACCACCATGGTGAGGATCGCGGCCACCGCGAGGATCACCGTGAGGGGGTTGTCCGGGAACAGCAGTGTCTGGGTCCGGATCATGGTGTAGACGCCCACCTTGGTGAGCAGTCCCGCGAAGACCGCGGTCACCGGGGCCGAAGCCGTCGGATAGCTGTCCGGCAGCCAGGCCGACAGTGGGAACACCGCGGCCTTGATCGCGAAGCCGAGCAACAGCATCAGTTGGAGGACCTGGGCCACGCCCGGGTCCAGCTCCGCCAAGCGGTGGCTGAGCTGCGCCAGGTTGATGGTTCCGGTCGCCGCGTAGACGAACGCGATCGCCACGAGGAACACCAAGGACGAGAACAGGTTGATGATGACGTAGGTGGTACCGGCGCGGATCCGCGCCGCCGTCCCGCCCAGGGTGATCAGTACATAGCTGGCCGTCAGCAGGATTTCGAAGCCGACGAACAGGTTGAACAGGTCACCGGCGAGGAACGCGCAGGCGACACCGGCCATCAACACCAGATAGGACGGGTGGAAGATCGCCAGAGGCGCGGTGTCGTCCTCGTCGGCCAGACCCTGCCCGAGCGCGTAGATCAACACGAACAGGGTGACGAGCGCGGACACCAACAGCACCAGGGCCGCGAACCGGTCCGCGACCAGGCTGATCCCCACCGGAGCGGGCCAGCCGCCCGCCTGGGCGACCTGGGGACCGTAGCGGTCCGCCTGGTACAGCAGGACTCCCGCGACCACGGCGATCGTCACGAGGACGGTCACGCTGATGGCCTCGCGCAGTCGCCGCTGGTGGGCGCCGATCAGGAACTTGATTCCCGCCGCGAGCAGGGGAAGGATCACCGGCACCGGCACCAGAACGTTGCCAATGCCAGTCACTGGACGTCTCCCATGGTCGAGTCGGTTCCGCGGTCGGCCTCTCCGGTGTCACCGCGTTCGGCGCGCTCCCGGATTCTCCGGTCTTCGGAGTCGTCGCGCAGTCGGTCACCGCGGGCGATGTGCCACGCGCGATAGGCCAGGGCGAGGAGGAACGACGTCGTTCCCAGCGTGATGACGATGGCGGTGAGCACCATCGCCTGGGGCAGGGGGTCCGCCATCGGGCC is part of the Spiractinospora alimapuensis genome and harbors:
- a CDS encoding Na(+)/H(+) antiporter subunit C is translated as MTVGNLALLVLTGVLAGTGIYLILDRGLVRIIVGTVLLANGINILIIVAGGAAGRDPFLNLTGSGPMADPLPQAMVLTAIVITLGTTSFLLALAYRAWHIARGDRLRDDSEDRRIRERAERGDTGEADRGTDSTMGDVQ
- a CDS encoding Na+/H+ antiporter subunit D; translation: MTGIGNVLVPVPVILPLLAAGIKFLIGAHQRRLREAISVTVLVTIAVVAGVLLYQADRYGPQVAQAGGWPAPVGISLVADRFAALVLLVSALVTLFVLIYALGQGLADEDDTAPLAIFHPSYLVLMAGVACAFLAGDLFNLFVGFEILLTASYVLITLGGTAARIRAGTTYVIINLFSSLVFLVAIAFVYAATGTINLAQLSHRLAELDPGVAQVLQLMLLLGFAIKAAVFPLSAWLPDSYPTASAPVTAVFAGLLTKVGVYTMIRTQTLLFPDNPLTVILAVAAILTMVVGILGALAQDDIKRLLSFTLVSHVGFMVFGIALATQAAIAGAVFYIVHHITVQTALFLTVGLIERRTGTTSKERLGGLIRVSPLLGVLFFVPAMSLGGIPPFSGFMAKLGLLQAGIGVGGPTAWALVIASLATSLLTLYAVCLVWNRSFWGERGQVARDGQVDAVGLSGKDIVVTKSLPRTMVWPTGVLIAVMVGYTVVAGPLADLADRTAEELLDPESNYIQSVPFHEEAK